AATGTTATTGACCTTGGAGTTGAGTTTGGGAACAGAAAGTTTTTTGTTTCGCGTATATACGGTAATCCAAGAAGTGAACTCAGGCATATCGTTTGGGAGAAAATCACCAGAATTGGCATTCAAAGAAAGGATAATTGGTGCTTGATCGGAGACTTCAATGAGATCCTACATAATGGAGAAAAGCTGGGAGGTCCTCGGAGATGCGTGAGttcttttgatgatttctcaAATATGCTGGTGGCTTGCGGTATGCTTGAACATCAGAGTTCTGGGAATAGCTATACTTGGGGTGGCAGACGAGGTGACCTATGGATTCAGTGTAAGTTAGATAGGTGCTTTGGGAATAAAGCCTGGTTCGAGAGTTTTCCTGTGGCTAATCAGCGGTTTCTGGAGAAGGAAGGGTTTGACCATCGGCCAGTCTTGCTTAACCTGTTCTCTTCTCAAGAAACCTACAGAGGATCCTTCAGGTTCGACAAACGAATGCTTCATCAACCTTTGGTGTTTGAAACAATTAAGCAAGCTTGGCAAGCGTCTACCTCCCTGTTTGGTCACTCCTTGTCAGAAAGATTACGAAGATGCAGAAGGGCCTTAAGTATGTGGAAAAGGACAAATGATACgaatgcaaaagaaaagatcaaTTGTATTCAAAGGGACATAGAAATTGAGCATGCTTCTCTGGCTCCCTCTTTTGATAGAATGGCACTACTCTAGAGACAAATGGTGGTGGCGCATATGGAAGAGGAGagtttttggaaacaaaagagCAGAAGGAAATGGCATAACTCTGGAGATAAGAACACCAAGTTCTTCCATGCATCAGTTAAAGCAGATCGATCAAA
The sequence above is drawn from the Camelina sativa cultivar DH55 chromosome 4, Cs, whole genome shotgun sequence genome and encodes:
- the LOC104783562 gene encoding uncharacterized protein LOC104783562, whose product is MSILSWNCQGLGRPQDLTVQRVMEMRKKHFPEILFLMETMNIRNVLVDIQVWLNYDRVYTMDPIGRCGGLAVFWKKSITLEFLQADKNVIDLGVEFGNRKFFVSRIYGNPRSELRHIVWEKITRIGIQRKDNWCLIGDFNEILHNGEKLGGPRRCVSSFDDFSNMLVACGMLEHQSSGNSYTWGGRRGDLWIQCKLDRCFGNKAWFESFPVANQRFLEKEGFDHRPVLLNLFSSQETYRGSFRFDKRMLHQPLVFETIKQAWQASTSLFGHSLSERLRRCRRALSMWKRTNDTNAKEKINCIQRDIEIEHASLAPSFDRMALL